A portion of the Granulosicoccus antarcticus IMCC3135 genome contains these proteins:
- a CDS encoding DctP family TRAP transporter solute-binding subunit has product MKLRTSVIATALLLAGLSGAAQADCDDGEMVIKFSHVTNTDKHPKGIAASLLQKRVNEEMNGVACMEVFPNSVLYDDDKVLEAMLNGDVQMAAPSLSKFETFTKKYRIFDLPFMFKNIDSVDAFQNSEAGQSMLNSMNKRGLQGLGFWHNGMKQISANKPLELPGDAAGLKFRVQPSDVLVAQFDALKASPQKMAFSEVYGALQTGVVDGQENTWSNVYGQKFFEVQDGTTESNHGVLDYLVVTGSDWWEGLDAPVRDQLATILKEVTETRNAESTRVNEEAKAAIIAAGGVVRELTDEQRAAWVEVLKPVWEQFEGDVGADMIEAAQSFN; this is encoded by the coding sequence ATGAAATTGCGAACAAGTGTTATAGCCACAGCCCTGTTGCTGGCTGGGCTGTCCGGCGCTGCTCAGGCAGATTGTGATGATGGCGAAATGGTGATCAAGTTCAGCCATGTCACCAACACCGACAAACACCCCAAGGGAATCGCTGCCTCCTTGCTGCAAAAGCGGGTTAACGAGGAAATGAACGGCGTTGCCTGCATGGAAGTGTTCCCCAACTCAGTGCTGTATGACGATGATAAAGTGCTGGAAGCGATGCTGAATGGCGACGTCCAGATGGCAGCTCCATCCTTGTCAAAGTTCGAAACTTTCACCAAGAAATACCGCATATTCGACCTGCCTTTCATGTTCAAGAACATTGACTCAGTCGATGCTTTCCAGAACTCGGAAGCTGGTCAGTCCATGCTGAACTCCATGAACAAGCGCGGTCTGCAAGGGCTGGGTTTCTGGCATAACGGCATGAAGCAGATCTCGGCCAACAAGCCGCTTGAGCTGCCAGGTGATGCGGCTGGACTCAAATTCCGCGTACAACCTTCAGATGTTCTGGTCGCCCAGTTCGATGCACTCAAGGCCAGCCCACAGAAGATGGCGTTCAGCGAAGTCTATGGCGCGCTGCAAACGGGTGTTGTCGATGGACAGGAGAACACCTGGTCCAACGTCTACGGTCAGAAATTCTTTGAAGTACAGGATGGTACTACCGAGTCAAATCATGGCGTACTGGACTACCTGGTCGTCACCGGTTCCGATTGGTGGGAAGGGCTGGATGCGCCGGTACGTGATCAGCTGGCTACTATTTTGAAAGAGGTGACTGAAACTCGCAACGCCGAGTCCACCCGAGTCAATGAAGAGGCCAAGGCTGCTATCATCGCCGCCGGTGGCGTGGTGCGTGAGCTTACTGATGAGCAGCGTG
- a CDS encoding ABC transporter ATP-binding protein, with translation MKISEQMKGVAQTASTHSDSSVPVLTIEGLHVQLPLGSERTHAVENVSYSLAPREILCVVGESGSGKSLTARAIMGLLPAPHVLYEKGRILFQGEDLTQASPERMRQVRGSEISMIFQEPMTALNPVMRIGDQIDEVIRFHEKLPRKARHELALSLLADVHLPDPPRIMSAYPHELSGGQRQRAMIAMALALEPKVLIADEPTTALDVTTQAQILHLIKELQAKHDTGVLFITHDIGVVADIADRVAVMQHGQIVEIDTVDKVLNHPQHEYTRALINAVPSLQPRPLKSDSGAVILKVNQLVKSYRSGGGFLGLGKPQKEVHACDHVDVTLNESETLGIVGESGSGKSTLARCIVRLHTTDSGQIIYRGQDLCSLDRSAMRPYRSKIQMVFQDPYASLNPRATVGRILTVGPIIMGESAKVAESRAREMLETVGLDARAFDRYPHEFSGGQRQRIGLARALVMRPEILVADEPVSALDVSIQAQVLDLLADIRERLQLSMVFITHDLRVAAQVCDRIAVMRLGKVVEQGPTAGLFENATHPYTRELLEAIPGREWSRQRLLDSAKSH, from the coding sequence ATGAAAATCTCAGAGCAGATGAAAGGTGTGGCACAGACTGCCTCGACGCACAGTGATTCGTCAGTTCCTGTTCTGACTATAGAAGGTCTGCATGTGCAACTACCCCTGGGCAGTGAGCGCACCCACGCGGTGGAGAATGTCAGCTATTCGCTGGCTCCTCGCGAAATACTGTGTGTCGTGGGTGAGTCCGGCTCAGGCAAGTCACTGACAGCGCGCGCTATCATGGGATTGCTGCCGGCACCGCACGTACTCTACGAAAAAGGGCGCATTCTGTTTCAGGGAGAAGATCTCACTCAAGCCAGCCCAGAGCGTATGCGGCAGGTTCGAGGTAGTGAGATATCCATGATTTTCCAGGAACCGATGACCGCGCTGAATCCAGTGATGCGTATCGGTGACCAGATTGATGAAGTGATTCGCTTCCATGAAAAACTGCCGCGCAAAGCACGGCATGAACTGGCCTTGTCTTTGCTGGCCGACGTCCACCTGCCAGACCCACCACGCATCATGAGCGCGTATCCACATGAGTTGTCCGGTGGGCAGCGACAGCGAGCCATGATTGCGATGGCACTGGCGCTGGAACCCAAGGTATTGATAGCCGATGAGCCAACCACGGCGCTGGATGTCACCACGCAGGCGCAGATACTGCACCTGATCAAGGAGCTGCAGGCGAAGCACGATACGGGAGTCTTGTTCATCACGCACGATATTGGTGTGGTGGCCGATATTGCCGATCGGGTGGCAGTCATGCAGCATGGGCAGATTGTCGAAATAGACACGGTCGACAAGGTTCTGAATCATCCACAACACGAATACACACGCGCATTGATCAATGCGGTGCCCAGTCTGCAGCCACGGCCTTTGAAATCGGATAGCGGTGCTGTCATTCTGAAGGTCAACCAACTGGTGAAGAGCTACCGATCCGGTGGCGGCTTTTTAGGTTTGGGCAAACCGCAGAAAGAGGTGCATGCCTGTGACCATGTCGATGTGACACTCAATGAAAGCGAGACGCTCGGCATTGTCGGGGAGTCCGGTTCGGGGAAGTCCACACTGGCACGTTGTATTGTGCGTCTGCATACCACCGATTCTGGCCAGATCATCTATCGAGGACAGGACTTGTGTTCGCTTGATCGATCAGCCATGAGACCGTACCGCTCTAAAATACAGATGGTTTTTCAGGATCCTTATGCATCCTTGAACCCTCGAGCCACGGTGGGTCGTATTCTGACCGTCGGTCCCATCATCATGGGAGAGTCTGCAAAGGTTGCAGAATCGCGTGCCCGAGAAATGCTGGAAACGGTCGGCCTGGATGCTCGCGCATTTGATCGATATCCACACGAGTTCAGCGGTGGGCAGCGGCAGCGGATTGGACTGGCGCGCGCGCTGGTCATGCGTCCGGAGATTCTTGTCGCCGATGAGCCCGTCTCGGCACTGGATGTTTCAATTCAGGCTCAGGTTCTGGATCTGTTGGCAGACATTCGGGAGCGGTTACAACTATCGATGGTCTTCATTACCCACGATCTGCGTGTTGCGGCCCAGGTTTGTGATCGTATCGCTGTCATGCGGCTTGGCAAAGTGGTGGAGCAGGGGCCCACGGCTGGCTTGTTCGAAAATGCAACACACCCCTATACCCGTGAACTGCTGGAAGCCATACCGGGGCGGGAGTGGAGCCGTCAGCGCCTGCTCGATTCTGCCAAGTCCCATTAG
- a CDS encoding ABC transporter permease, whose translation MNKSFWRRFCRSRSAVIGLAILGTVLFVAIMADVIFPEDPFRLVGKAMSPPGENGFLLGSDTLGRDVAAGMAHGARVSLMIGLLATSVAVMLGVLLGALAGYFGGWVDDVLMRITEIFQTIPSFIFAILIVAIIKPSIYSVVLAIAVVSWPAVARLVRGEFMSMRNREFVQACHIIGMSDWRIMVREILPNCLSPIIVTGSLMVASAILIESALAFLGLGDPNIISWGFQIGAGRTVLRSAWWVCTFPGIAIMLTVLAINLVGEGLNDALNPRLRERS comes from the coding sequence ATGAATAAGTCTTTCTGGAGGCGGTTCTGCCGAAGTCGCTCGGCAGTGATCGGCCTGGCAATACTGGGAACCGTGTTATTCGTCGCAATCATGGCGGATGTCATCTTTCCCGAGGATCCGTTCAGGCTGGTCGGGAAGGCTATGTCGCCCCCGGGAGAGAACGGTTTTCTGCTCGGTAGTGACACGCTCGGTCGGGATGTCGCTGCCGGTATGGCTCATGGTGCTCGAGTGTCCTTGATGATCGGATTACTTGCCACATCAGTTGCCGTCATGTTGGGTGTGTTGCTGGGTGCTCTGGCTGGCTATTTTGGTGGCTGGGTGGATGATGTGCTGATGCGTATCACCGAGATTTTCCAGACCATTCCTTCATTCATATTCGCCATTTTGATCGTGGCCATCATAAAGCCGTCAATCTACAGTGTGGTACTCGCTATCGCTGTTGTCAGCTGGCCAGCGGTGGCCAGACTAGTGCGTGGCGAATTCATGTCCATGCGTAATCGTGAATTCGTGCAGGCCTGCCATATCATCGGCATGAGTGACTGGCGCATCATGGTCAGGGAAATACTGCCCAACTGTCTGTCGCCCATTATCGTGACAGGTTCACTCATGGTGGCTTCGGCCATTCTGATTGAAAGCGCTCTGGCGTTTCTGGGTCTTGGTGATCCGAACATCATCAGCTGGGGGTTTCAGATCGGTGCTGGCCGTACGGTTTTGCGAAGTGCCTGGTGGGTCTGCACTTTTCCCGGTATTGCCATCATGCTGACAGTTCTGGCCATCAATCTGGTCGGTGAGGGTCTGAACGATGCCCTCAATCCACGGTTGCGCGAACGCTCATGA
- a CDS encoding ABC transporter permease, which produces MSQTAQRSRYVLKRLLQAVPVVIAIVVINFFLLQLAEGDAVDVLAGEAGSATPEYMAQLRQKFGLDQPLLVQLGVYMKNVLSFDLGYSFRHDMPVAQLVLDRLMPTMLLMVSTITLAVGFGIVLGLIAASNLNNWRDTVISVFALISYATPLFWVGLMMIVVFSLKLHWFPTSGMENVAMFYEGWERVKDIAHHLVMPTLTLSLFYLALYTRLMRASMLEQADMDYVTTARAKGLTERRIVFVHILRNALLPVVTMAGVQVGSLIGGSVIVESVFAWPGLGMLAFEALFSRDLNLLLGIFLLSALLVVAINLVVDLLYSFLDPRIEVA; this is translated from the coding sequence ATGAGTCAAACGGCTCAACGTTCGCGTTATGTGTTGAAGCGTCTTCTGCAGGCTGTACCGGTTGTGATTGCCATTGTGGTGATCAACTTCTTCCTGTTACAACTTGCAGAAGGCGATGCGGTCGATGTGCTGGCAGGCGAGGCAGGTTCTGCCACGCCTGAGTACATGGCGCAGTTACGGCAAAAATTCGGTCTCGATCAACCCCTGCTGGTGCAGCTGGGTGTGTACATGAAAAATGTGCTGAGTTTTGATCTGGGCTATTCATTCAGACATGACATGCCTGTTGCGCAATTGGTGCTGGACCGTCTGATGCCAACGATGTTGCTGATGGTCAGCACCATTACGCTGGCAGTTGGCTTTGGTATCGTACTGGGGCTGATTGCAGCATCCAATCTCAACAACTGGCGCGACACTGTCATCAGTGTGTTTGCACTCATCTCCTATGCCACACCGTTGTTCTGGGTAGGTCTGATGATGATCGTGGTGTTCTCCCTGAAACTTCACTGGTTTCCAACCAGCGGTATGGAGAATGTAGCTATGTTCTACGAGGGATGGGAGCGGGTTAAGGACATTGCCCACCATCTGGTTATGCCAACCTTGACACTGTCGTTGTTCTATCTTGCCCTGTACACACGTCTCATGCGGGCCTCCATGCTGGAGCAGGCTGATATGGACTATGTCACCACGGCTCGAGCCAAGGGGCTGACAGAACGTCGGATCGTCTTTGTGCACATTCTTCGAAATGCCTTGTTACCTGTCGTGACCATGGCGGGTGTACAAGTCGGTTCTCTGATAGGTGGCTCAGTCATTGTCGAGTCTGTATTCGCATGGCCTGGTCTGGGTATGCTGGCTTTCGAAGCCCTGTTTTCACGCGATCTCAATCTGTTGTTGGGAATCTTCCTGCTCTCAGCTCTATTGGTGGTAGCAATCAATCTGGTGGTGGATCTGTTGTATTCATTTCTTGATCCTCGCATCGAGGTGGCATGA
- a CDS encoding ABC transporter substrate-binding protein: protein MPETLVKKVCASVLATLALAVSSHAIAQNAGGTMVMIAQPEPPSLAPYLSTSGPIGLVAPKIYSGLLDYDLQLNPIGDLAESFDISEDGKTMTFNLRKGVTWHDGEPFTSADVQFSIMEVLKKFHPRGPNTFREVNSIDTPDELTAVFNLERPAPYMLRAFSAYESPIVPKHLLEGKDVREADLSNNPVGTGPFKFVEWKKGQYIRLDKNPDYWKKGYPLLDRIVARVIPDASTRTAAMESGEVHYGAFGAIPNVDVIRLRDFDEIGVTTDGYAMINPMALIEFDVTKPPFDSKAMRQAISLAVDRQFMIDNIWFGYGKPATSAMTSNYAPLGLYTPTANYPSTADVPAAIALLDAAGIKPDADGVRATAVIDLIPYGEEWRRVGEYLKQSLGDIGVKLELRYEDVPTWLKRVYADYDFSLNINYFYQLPDPVIGVQRHYGTDQIRQGTPFVNSARYSNARVDELLEAGAVEANADKRGAIYAELQNILADELPVVNLFEMEFLTVYSEKLKDHTVSAMGPYGSFDRAYLDK, encoded by the coding sequence ATGCCAGAGACACTAGTCAAGAAAGTGTGTGCCTCCGTTTTGGCTACACTCGCTCTGGCGGTCTCATCACATGCCATCGCTCAAAACGCGGGTGGCACCATGGTGATGATTGCCCAGCCAGAGCCACCGTCATTAGCGCCTTATCTGTCAACCTCCGGTCCGATCGGTCTGGTGGCTCCAAAGATCTACAGTGGTTTGCTGGACTACGATCTTCAGCTGAACCCGATAGGAGATCTGGCAGAGTCTTTCGACATCAGTGAAGATGGCAAGACAATGACATTCAACTTGCGCAAAGGTGTCACTTGGCACGATGGAGAGCCCTTTACATCCGCTGATGTTCAGTTCTCGATCATGGAAGTGTTGAAAAAATTCCATCCGCGCGGACCTAACACTTTTCGTGAAGTCAACTCAATCGATACACCTGATGAACTGACCGCCGTCTTCAATCTGGAACGACCAGCGCCTTATATGCTGCGCGCATTCTCCGCCTACGAATCTCCGATAGTGCCCAAACATTTACTGGAAGGCAAAGATGTCCGTGAGGCTGATCTGTCAAATAACCCGGTGGGCACAGGTCCATTCAAATTCGTCGAGTGGAAAAAAGGTCAGTATATAAGGCTGGATAAAAACCCTGATTACTGGAAGAAAGGCTATCCACTGCTGGACCGGATCGTTGCCCGGGTCATCCCTGATGCATCAACCCGTACAGCGGCCATGGAAAGTGGTGAGGTACATTATGGTGCGTTCGGTGCCATTCCGAATGTCGATGTGATTCGCCTGCGTGACTTTGATGAGATCGGTGTGACCACTGATGGATATGCCATGATCAATCCCATGGCCTTGATAGAGTTTGACGTCACCAAACCTCCGTTCGATAGCAAGGCCATGCGTCAGGCTATCTCTCTGGCCGTTGATCGTCAGTTCATGATCGATAATATCTGGTTCGGATATGGCAAGCCTGCTACCAGCGCCATGACCTCTAACTACGCACCTTTGGGTCTGTACACACCAACTGCAAACTACCCATCCACAGCCGATGTTCCTGCAGCGATTGCCTTGCTGGATGCTGCTGGTATCAAGCCTGATGCCGATGGCGTCCGGGCAACGGCAGTCATTGATCTCATTCCCTACGGTGAAGAATGGAGACGAGTGGGTGAATACCTCAAACAGTCTTTGGGTGACATCGGCGTCAAGCTGGAATTGCGATACGAGGATGTGCCAACGTGGCTCAAGCGAGTGTATGCGGACTATGACTTCTCGCTTAATATCAACTACTTCTATCAGCTACCCGATCCGGTCATCGGCGTTCAACGCCATTACGGTACTGATCAGATTCGTCAGGGCACACCTTTCGTCAACTCTGCCCGATACTCTAACGCGCGGGTAGATGAACTGCTGGAGGCGGGTGCCGTCGAGGCGAACGCTGACAAGCGCGGTGCCATCTATGCCGAATTGCAGAATATTCTTGCAGACGAGTTGCCTGTCGTGAATCTGTTCGAGATGGAGTTTCTTACGGTCTATAGCGAAAAGCTGAAGGATCATACCGTCTCGGCAATGGGTCCTTATGGTTCCTTTGATCGCGCTTATCTCGACAAGTAG
- a CDS encoding amidase, which produces MTDTQTTDDLFADGIQPWAERVRDGSLSFVQSVQNCLQRVDDNQSLDAFECMDAQRALGTAAALDALLAQGTDLGPMMGLPMGVKDIMAVEGLPTTNGSNADTAELTGGEGRLVRRLRMAGLIPLGKTRTVEFALGATGVNTSRGTPWNPVDREVHRIPGGSSSGSAVATASGMVGMALGSDTGGSIRAPACLTGIVGYKSSVGIWPLDGIFSLSSTLDSAGPLCRTVDDAALMHTFMTGEPVADRADVSGLRLGIIDDLFMDDLDPQVAEDFERACQLLERYGATRVPLSFPEVHERTSLFSAIVPAELIKTLTPERFMAIRDGVDPVTEARASVGLETPAHVYVKAQHRRRALIEMANATFNDVDLWLSPTCPIVPMPLADLANPAIHERALLASRNTQPGNLLDMCGLTLPMHDTSAVGSLPTGLQMTMPLNHDARLLATGRAVERLLKSR; this is translated from the coding sequence ATGACTGATACGCAGACAACCGATGATCTTTTTGCCGATGGTATTCAGCCCTGGGCCGAACGGGTGCGCGACGGTTCGCTGAGTTTTGTACAAAGCGTGCAAAATTGTCTGCAACGTGTTGATGACAATCAGTCGCTGGACGCCTTTGAATGCATGGATGCGCAGCGTGCGCTTGGCACGGCTGCCGCACTGGATGCACTCTTGGCACAGGGTACTGATCTGGGTCCCATGATGGGATTGCCCATGGGCGTCAAGGACATCATGGCTGTCGAAGGGTTGCCGACGACCAATGGCTCGAACGCCGATACGGCTGAACTGACCGGTGGTGAAGGCAGGCTGGTCAGGCGTTTGCGCATGGCAGGACTGATTCCCCTGGGAAAAACGCGGACGGTCGAGTTCGCCCTGGGTGCAACAGGTGTGAACACCTCGCGCGGCACACCCTGGAACCCGGTCGATAGAGAAGTTCATCGTATTCCGGGTGGCTCATCCAGTGGTTCGGCTGTCGCTACCGCCAGCGGTATGGTTGGCATGGCTTTGGGGTCGGACACCGGCGGCTCCATTCGGGCGCCAGCCTGTCTGACAGGAATCGTGGGTTACAAGAGCTCGGTAGGGATCTGGCCGCTGGACGGTATTTTCTCGCTCTCCTCGACGCTGGACTCGGCCGGTCCGTTATGCCGAACCGTTGATGATGCGGCATTGATGCATACTTTCATGACGGGCGAGCCAGTGGCTGATCGAGCGGATGTCAGCGGACTGCGGTTGGGAATTATCGATGATCTTTTCATGGACGATCTCGATCCACAGGTTGCGGAGGATTTCGAACGGGCCTGCCAGCTTCTGGAGCGTTACGGAGCTACCCGAGTACCGCTGTCATTTCCCGAAGTGCATGAACGCACCTCATTGTTCAGTGCCATCGTGCCAGCTGAGCTGATAAAAACACTGACACCTGAGCGGTTTATGGCGATTCGCGATGGCGTGGACCCAGTGACGGAGGCAAGAGCTTCGGTCGGTCTGGAGACTCCAGCGCATGTCTACGTCAAGGCGCAGCATCGGCGGCGAGCATTAATAGAAATGGCCAATGCGACTTTCAATGATGTTGACCTCTGGCTTTCACCTACCTGTCCGATCGTGCCGATGCCACTGGCCGACCTGGCTAATCCTGCCATCCACGAACGGGCGTTGCTCGCCTCTCGTAATACACAGCCAGGCAATCTACTGGATATGTGTGGACTGACACTGCCCATGCATGATACGAGCGCTGTTGGTAGTCTGCCCACCGGCTTGCAGATGACCATGCCACTGAATCATGATGCGCGTTTACTGGCTACCGGTCGAGCCGTCGAGAGATTGTTGAAAAGCCGTTAA
- a CDS encoding adenylate/guanylate cyclase domain-containing protein, which produces MKKNLVNPDAVPRWHGRIPITITLAAAIGLLVLVTVGVVFGVGVWIAQKNTFDLLNLNAQQTVAAEVNQFEQHLRPSENLTRFLAERISRGEVDPANKEQFSRMLIGALAGVQQVEVIGFIDTQLQSTSARRERELGSVIVSNTDQSSDPVFQSLLGRVSEGAVWGPPAWREEIQRSYLYRAHPVRRNGELIGAMVAVTSIEGLSTFISEHGIKSAGNSFILYGRDEVLAHWLLIDGYPNRSSEYPLPSLSRFGDPVLASIWQPAEPSRNPNKPVDGIQTHLLELFNDSYVYVYRSLKGFGPEPMIIGAYFQANNSVKEIRRMFAALVAGIVALLISLIAAIILGHRIARPIVRFSAAAGQIRELDVSQIEDLPGSMLRELNDQSIAFNTMLRALRWFELYVPKKIVERLIRQADVRDTISDAREITVMFTDIAGFTSVSEGMLAPEVAAFVNHHFSLLADCIEAEEGTIDKFMGDAVMAFWGAPDEQTDSAERACRAALAIASTIHEDNKQRLANGEQAVDIRIGIHTGMATVGNIGAPGRLNYTVIGDTVNIGQRLEQLGKEIYPTHNKVSILVSDKTAIKLSSAFTLAAAGNHKLKGRQDGMAVFEIVTDIA; this is translated from the coding sequence GTGAAAAAAAATTTAGTAAATCCCGACGCAGTACCTCGGTGGCATGGACGAATACCAATAACCATCACACTGGCGGCGGCCATTGGTTTGCTGGTGCTGGTCACTGTCGGCGTCGTATTTGGTGTCGGTGTCTGGATTGCACAGAAAAACACCTTCGATCTGCTCAATCTCAATGCTCAACAAACCGTGGCCGCTGAGGTCAACCAGTTCGAACAGCACCTCAGACCTTCAGAGAATCTGACACGATTTCTGGCCGAGCGGATCTCCCGAGGTGAAGTCGATCCCGCAAACAAGGAGCAGTTCAGCCGCATGCTGATCGGCGCCCTTGCCGGCGTACAGCAGGTTGAAGTGATCGGCTTCATCGATACGCAACTGCAATCTACCTCCGCTCGGCGCGAGCGTGAGCTAGGCAGCGTCATCGTCAGCAATACCGATCAATCCAGTGACCCGGTGTTTCAGAGCCTTCTGGGTCGTGTTTCCGAAGGAGCTGTCTGGGGTCCGCCGGCATGGCGTGAGGAAATCCAGCGATCCTACCTCTACCGAGCGCATCCGGTCAGGCGCAACGGCGAGCTGATCGGTGCCATGGTCGCCGTGACATCGATCGAGGGCCTGTCAACCTTCATCAGTGAGCACGGAATCAAATCAGCGGGTAACAGCTTCATCCTCTACGGACGAGATGAGGTGCTGGCACACTGGCTCCTGATCGACGGCTATCCGAATCGATCCAGCGAATATCCGCTACCCAGCCTGTCACGATTTGGTGATCCGGTGCTGGCATCGATCTGGCAGCCGGCTGAACCATCACGAAACCCGAACAAGCCTGTGGATGGCATTCAGACTCATCTTCTGGAACTGTTCAACGATAGCTACGTCTATGTGTATCGCAGCCTGAAGGGTTTTGGGCCGGAGCCCATGATCATCGGTGCCTATTTCCAGGCCAACAACTCCGTCAAGGAAATCCGGCGGATGTTCGCCGCATTGGTGGCAGGCATCGTTGCACTACTGATTTCACTCATTGCAGCCATCATTCTCGGCCATCGGATAGCACGTCCCATCGTGCGCTTTTCGGCCGCTGCAGGCCAGATTCGGGAACTTGATGTCTCCCAGATAGAGGACCTGCCCGGTAGCATGTTGAGGGAACTCAACGACCAGTCAATCGCGTTCAACACCATGCTCAGGGCATTACGCTGGTTCGAACTCTACGTGCCAAAGAAGATTGTAGAACGCCTGATCAGACAAGCTGATGTTCGTGACACCATTTCGGATGCGCGCGAAATCACAGTCATGTTCACCGACATTGCCGGATTCACCAGCGTCTCGGAAGGCATGCTCGCGCCTGAAGTTGCAGCATTTGTGAACCATCACTTCTCACTGCTGGCAGATTGCATAGAGGCTGAAGAGGGCACCATCGACAAGTTCATGGGAGATGCCGTCATGGCCTTCTGGGGAGCTCCCGATGAGCAGACCGACAGCGCCGAACGCGCCTGCCGAGCCGCGCTTGCTATCGCCAGCACCATCCATGAAGACAACAAACAACGGCTGGCCAACGGAGAACAGGCTGTCGATATACGTATTGGCATTCATACGGGCATGGCCACCGTGGGCAATATCGGCGCACCAGGCCGGCTTAATTACACCGTCATTGGCGACACTGTCAATATCGGCCAGCGGCTGGAGCAATTGGGCAAAGAGATCTACCCGACTCACAACAAGGTGTCTATTCTGGTCAGCGACAAGACGGCCATCAAACTCAGCTCTGCCTTCACCCTCGCTGCAGCAGGCAATCACAAACTCAAGGGCCGCCAGGATGGAATGGCAGTATTTGAAATTGTCACTGATATTGCCTGA
- a CDS encoding DMT family transporter has translation MEHFDKQSDNVKGALILMLAAFGFSLMVAMIKLVGERLPVTQILFVRQLGMTVMLAPVLVRTFPDSLRTSRLPLQIARILLAMIAMLCGFTAILNMPLADATAIAFAKSFFVTIFAVWFLKETIGLYRWSAVAIGFIGVLVMLRPGADGFTIYGLMAVTGAASAGLVMVIIRMLSRTEAPSTILAFQAIGVGLVMAIPAYIYWVPPTLHEWVLLAGIGVVSYFSQKANIYAYSYGEASLLASLDYVRLVYATLFGWWLFSELPGISTWVGAAIIIGASIYTVHRESRRKQRLSSGADGREFSNN, from the coding sequence TTGGAGCATTTCGACAAGCAGTCTGACAACGTCAAGGGTGCTCTGATATTGATGCTGGCAGCCTTTGGTTTCTCCCTGATGGTCGCCATGATCAAGCTGGTGGGAGAACGCCTGCCGGTCACCCAGATTCTGTTTGTCCGTCAGCTGGGTATGACCGTGATGCTGGCTCCTGTGCTGGTCAGGACTTTTCCTGATTCGCTGCGAACATCCCGTTTACCGTTGCAGATTGCCCGAATTCTATTGGCCATGATTGCCATGCTGTGTGGCTTCACAGCTATTCTGAATATGCCCTTGGCTGATGCAACCGCCATTGCTTTCGCCAAGAGTTTTTTCGTCACCATCTTTGCGGTGTGGTTTCTCAAGGAGACTATCGGGCTCTATCGATGGTCGGCTGTGGCAATCGGCTTTATCGGTGTATTGGTGATGTTGAGGCCCGGCGCTGATGGTTTCACAATCTACGGTCTGATGGCTGTGACAGGCGCTGCCAGCGCCGGGCTGGTCATGGTGATCATCCGCATGCTCTCACGAACCGAGGCGCCCAGTACGATCCTCGCTTTTCAGGCTATAGGGGTGGGCCTGGTCATGGCTATCCCCGCCTATATTTACTGGGTGCCGCCCACCTTGCATGAGTGGGTTTTACTGGCGGGTATCGGCGTGGTGTCCTACTTTTCGCAGAAAGCCAATATTTACGCCTATTCCTATGGTGAAGCGTCGTTGCTGGCATCTCTGGACTATGTGCGCCTTGTGTACGCCACACTGTTCGGCTGGTGGTTGTTCAGTGAATTGCCGGGCATAAGCACCTGGGTGGGCGCTGCAATCATTATCGGGGCTTCCATCTACACGGTGCATCGCGAGTCCAGACGCAAACAGCGCTTGTCCAGCGGGGCGGATGGCCGCGAGTTCAGTAACAACTGA